The segment TCAAAGCTAGAGCCAAATGCCTCTGGATTTGATTGTAGCCCCTCTAATCGTAATTTCCTATATACTACAGCATCTGCTACTGTTAAAAGCCTAATTTCCATATTTTCCACCTTCATATCACTAGCGTATGAACATACTGTTTATGAGCGTTCATTTCCTAGCCATAATTTATTGAGAACAGCTCGTTTGATCCATCTCAAAATAAATATGATAATGCTTTGCACAATTTGGATTAAACTCTGTATGGCAGTGTAGACATGTGGCATGCTGTAAATAGTCATGGATCGTTAGTTCATTTCTACATACCCCACAAAGAATAGCTTTTTTATGAAACTCTTCCTTTTGCCATACTTGTGCAGTGTGGGATTCATGCTCGCTATGACATTTATAGCAAGGATAATATTGATCACAGCACTTGAACTTGATAAGCGTTGTATCATTTTGTTGATGATAATGTTGACAACGCCCTTCATCGTCAATCGCAACATGAAGCTTTTCCATCACTTACCTCCTCCCTTGAAGAATGCTCTAACTAAGCAGCATTCCGATTTTTCTGTTCCACTATAACACTTAAAATACCAAAAATTAAAAGTAATAGCACACCTATCAATGTAATCGTTGACCATTGCAATCTTGGATCAAAAAGCTGGAAAAAGAAGGTGAAGACAGGAATAAAGCATAGCGACATCATCACTAAAAAAACCTCACAATATTGAATTCCTTTTTGTAACAGATACATTGGTATTAATACACCTATCACAGTCATCAATAAAATCCAACCAATATTTTCGAATAAATAGGCGAACAGCACATCATATGTTGCAACAAAGGATAGCCCGATAATACCGTAAAACCTTTTCGATAAAATCATCGAGCTTGTCCATCCTAGCTGACTTAGCTGTTTAGAATAGACTGTACATAGCACAGCACCAAGACCGCATAATATACTTGCGCCAACCCCTAAAATACTCGATTGATCCCATGTTTGTACGGCAGATTTTCCTGTAAAAATAGCGCCAATCAATAATAAGCTTGCTGCAAATATACCAAATGCAATACCCCATTGTGCTTTTAACACATGCCTCTTTTGCTGAATGGCTAGCACAAGTGCAAATAACGGTCCCAGTCCCATCTCCAATGAGCTAACAATTGCTGGCTCAATATACTTCAGTGCAAAGTAAAATCCCATAAAGGCTAAAATCGAAGCACCATTAAGCTTCAATAACGGCATTCTTGCTGTCTGCCAATTAGCTGTTATCTTTTGTTTACTTGCAATAAGCTGAAAAAATACCGTGGTGATAAAAAAGCTAATGCCTGTAAACAAAAATGGATGCACTGCCTGTACACGATTTGAATAATAAACCTGACTAATAGATGTTAAAATCGCTGACAGTAATAAGCTAGCTACACCTACCATATAGACATTACGTTTATGAATAATTACCGTTTCCATTGAACCCCCGCCTTTCCCTAGCTTTTTATGTCAGCTTATTTTTATGAATTCCAACTATAATACCATAAAACTATGTGAATTTTACAAATTTTTTAGTGTATGATTAAATTATCAAGCGTAATCAAAAAGTGCTAATGTATCATCTTTATAATGGCATCAATAAAGGAGTCAAAAACTTATGAAATCCCATAGTATAGCTAAGTATTTCCTCCTATTGGAGGAGCAACGGACTCGCTACCTGCCAGCTATTCGCACACTTTCGCAGGAAGAGCTATGGCATCGCCCATATGAAAACAAATGGTCTATTGGTGAGCATTTTTATCATCTTTATTTAATTTTTAAAATGCTGAATGTCGTAACGAAGTACACTTTATTTTTCACACCTATTGCCAAAATACAAAGAAACAAACCCTTCGCGACAGAAATACATGATATTTATGCAGCATATCCATTAAAAAAAGGAAAAGGTATGCCAGCCCCTAAAATATTACTACCTCCTAAAAAGATATGCTTTGTGCTTAGCGGTTGTGATATTGAACACAAACTTGTTCATGAAACCTTGACATTGCAAAAGCTGGTGAAAGATATTGAAGAGGATATTGCTGGACATATTCGCTTTCCAGACCCTGTCGCACATTATCCAAATCTTATTCAAGCGATCCAATTGCTCGCTATTCATGAGCAGCATCATTTTAACATTATGGAAAAATCGTTATCTCCTATTAAATAACTTAAAGCCAGCTTTGTGTGCAAAGACAACAAAGCTGGCTTCTATCTGCTTTTTCATTTCACATTGCGCCCTCGTCCTTCAGGTGCAATAATTTTTTATTCCTTTCAGTCATGTAACATATGAATAATTGCCGTTTCATTCTTACTACAGCAGCATATGTAAAAATTTTTCAAAATGCACGCCTGCCTCGCTCGGTATTTGTTCCTTTACTGTGGCTTCAATAGCCGTAGCTAAAAATGCTTCTGCAAGCTTCATGGACTCCACTAAATCCTGTCCACGCATCATTCCACCCATAATAATAGATGCAAATAAATCGCCTGTGCCTGAATAGCTTTGACCATTGTAGTCACGCATACTAGAAAACGAACGACTTTCATCAATATACATATTACCTACATAATGTTTATTGATAGCTGTTGCTGGTGGATGCAAGCCAGTAATCAGCACCTTTGCACCCGTTGCCTGCTGGAGCTGCTGCCCTGCCTCCTCAAGCGCCTGCATATAATCCGTTTTATTTTGATAATGCTGTAGCTTATCATAGGACACTCCTGTAAGCAAACAGCACTCCGTTACATTTGGGGTAATCAGATCAGCACTTTTCACCAGCGCCCCCATACGATCAAGCAGCTCACCTGTAAACATTTTATAAACCTCACCATGGTCGCCCATTACTGGATCAACAAGCATCGTGGTTTCTTTTGTATGAAATCTATCTAAAAAATGAAAAATATTATCAATTTGCTCCTTGCCTGTAACAAAGCCTGTATGAATGCCATCGAAGGCTGCTCCAAGCTTACTCCATTCCTCCACAAAGTAGTCCATCTTTGATGTTAAATCCTCACAATAAAAGCTAGCATATCCCGTTTGTGCTGTTAAAATCGCTGTTGGCAAAGGTACTGCCTGAACCCCCATTACAGATAGAACAGGTATTGCAGCCGTTAATGAGCACTTGCCAAACGATGACATATCCTGAATCACCGCAACTTTTTTCATTCTCCATTCCACCTAACTCATCCTATATATACTATCCTCATCGTATCACAATTACATAATTGCGAAAATAATATTCATCTGACCCCTTACTTTTTTATAAAATTGACACTTTTACAACAGTCAGTCCTTTGCTAAAGTAAAAACCACAAACTATTCATGATCGTGAGGAAGAGAAAAATGCACAGTATCCAAAGATATTCTTATACAAAACCTCGAACAAAAACATTTGACTTAGTTATTACAGCTATTTTAGCGGCACTTGTTTTTGTTGCCACAATGTTTATTAATCTCAAGCTTCCATTTGGGCAAGGCGGGCTTATTCATTTAGGGACATCCATGCTATTTATCTCCGCTATTTTATTTGGCCCTAAAAAGGGGGCACTTGCTGGCGCTATCGGGATGGGCTTATTTGATATTGTAGGCGGCTGGCTCATTTGGGCACCCACGACTATTATTTCACGTGCATTACAAGGCTTTATCGTTGGTAAAATCGCTTGGTCTAAAGGCTATAAAGGTGATAATATCGGGCTAAATATTTTAGGAGCAGTAGTATCAATGCCTATGATGATTGCGGTTTACTATGTTGGGCAAGCTATTATGTTCAATAGCTGGATTGCACCATTGGCATCGATTCCTGGAGATATTATTCAAAATATTGTTGGCTTAATCATTGCCATTCCTGTATGTATTGTACTGAAAAAAACACCATACTTTAAAAGAAACTTTTAAGAAAGCATGCCATCTCTAGTAAGGTGGCATGTTTTTATTTGCTTATTAGTGACATGAGTTCTGTCCATTTTCATACTATATGGTGGAGGTGGTAATATGCCAAGAGTAAAATATCGTGATGCTGATATTGCCTTAATGGCACGAATGATGAGAGCCGAGGCTGAGGCTGAAGGAAATCAAGGAATGCTATACGTCGGTAATGTTATCGTCAATCGTGCTATTGCGGACTGTTTAGATTTCAATGATGTGAGAACTATTGAGCAAGTAATTTTTCAAGTACAAGGTAATAATTATTCCTTTGAAGCCGTTCAAAAGGGCAATTTATTTTACCAGCGGGCTCGATCATCTGAAAAAAAGCTAGCAAAGCAAAACTTGGATTTTTGGAGAGAGCATCCAGCAAAATATGCACTTTGGTATTTCAATCCGTATGCACCATGCCCGCCAACATGGTATGGCCAGCCATTTACAGGGCAATTTAAAAATCATTGCTTTTATGAGCCTGCCGCTGGAACGTGTGAAAGTGTTTATATGGGGTAACAGTGAAAAGAGAACATCCGATAGATGGATGCTCTCTTTTCGCTTACTTTAATAGTGCTTTTAAAGCCTGTACCTCATCGTCAGACAATGTTACACCCTTGCCCATTTTCTCACGATTTGGCGCCCATTCGCGAATATCATATTTCGGTGCATGCCCATTCCAGCTAATACGATTTAGCTCCTTTTTCCAGCCCTTTGCTGATTCTGAGAGCACGCCAATATGCTCGACAATTTCGTATTTGATCTCTGCCATAATAGCCTCCATTAGTTGTTTTCATATATGTTATCATAACAGCTTATATGACAAATAGTGAAATCAATCTTCTTGATGCATGCCTATAGCATATAACCAAAGAAGCGCACGAATAAAGTGCTGACTAAAGAAACATACATCATGTGTGCCTTCAGGATTTAATTCAAATAATAGATTTCCTTCCAAATAGTCCTCCTTTGTTAATTCTTGATAAGCTTTTTTCGTAGCCTCCACCATATTCTTTTGAATGTTATCTCTATGAATGCCTTCTAACTCTCCCACATATAAATACAATTGATGATTTTGACGATTGACAGTTGGCTTTATATAGGTATTCCCTTGACGTTTTACTTCCTCTCCTCGCATATACTGTAGAACATCCTCATACCAAAAAGAAGCGGATAACACAATATATTGATGAAATACTTCTGGATAATAATATGAAGCAAAGATCGAAGCAAGCCCACCAAAGGAGCATCCTGCAATAGCTGTATAGGAAGGTGCAGAATTTGTAGCATAGTGCGTATCTATATACGGCTTTATTTGGTTCACAATCGTATCCAAATAATTTTTCACCTGCCCACCTAAATTAGATGTATTTGGCATAAGAGACGGCGCTTCCCATGGTGTATAATCATTATTCCGATCAATTGGTACAATACCAATAATAATCAGTGGCTCAATTTGCGCTGTAATGATTAAATGATCAATATAGTTCATCGCCTGTATAGCACCATTCCCACCATCATGCATATAAATGGTACGATACTTCTTTGCTGGATCATAGCCCGATGGTAAGACGATTGAAACATCATACTGATTAATTTTTTCATATTTAATTGAAATCATTTGTCTTTCTCCATCCTTTCAAATTGATAACGATAATCAATATCATTTATAATGATAGTATACTTTATCATGAAAATGAAGGTGAAATTTTTATCTTTCAAGACCTTCATGTATGTATCATTAAAGTAGCTATATTTTTAACACTGAAAATATAGTAGTATAAACTTTATTAACATTTCGTTTTTAATCCATGATTTCTTATTCACTTTTTCAAACAGTCCCATTCATACTTAGTCATGCCATGAAAAGCTGAGACATAACTCA is part of the Lysinibacillus sp. FSL K6-0232 genome and harbors:
- a CDS encoding CHY zinc finger protein encodes the protein MEKLHVAIDDEGRCQHYHQQNDTTLIKFKCCDQYYPCYKCHSEHESHTAQVWQKEEFHKKAILCGVCRNELTIHDYLQHATCLHCHTEFNPNCAKHYHIYFEMDQTSCSQ
- a CDS encoding DMT family transporter produces the protein METVIIHKRNVYMVGVASLLLSAILTSISQVYYSNRVQAVHPFLFTGISFFITTVFFQLIASKQKITANWQTARMPLLKLNGASILAFMGFYFALKYIEPAIVSSLEMGLGPLFALVLAIQQKRHVLKAQWGIAFGIFAASLLLIGAIFTGKSAVQTWDQSSILGVGASILCGLGAVLCTVYSKQLSQLGWTSSMILSKRFYGIIGLSFVATYDVLFAYLFENIGWILLMTVIGVLIPMYLLQKGIQYCEVFLVMMSLCFIPVFTFFFQLFDPRLQWSTITLIGVLLLLIFGILSVIVEQKNRNAA
- a CDS encoding DinB family protein, producing MKSHSIAKYFLLLEEQRTRYLPAIRTLSQEELWHRPYENKWSIGEHFYHLYLIFKMLNVVTKYTLFFTPIAKIQRNKPFATEIHDIYAAYPLKKGKGMPAPKILLPPKKICFVLSGCDIEHKLVHETLTLQKLVKDIEEDIAGHIRFPDPVAHYPNLIQAIQLLAIHEQHHFNIMEKSLSPIK
- a CDS encoding pyridoxamine kinase — translated: MKKVAVIQDMSSFGKCSLTAAIPVLSVMGVQAVPLPTAILTAQTGYASFYCEDLTSKMDYFVEEWSKLGAAFDGIHTGFVTGKEQIDNIFHFLDRFHTKETTMLVDPVMGDHGEVYKMFTGELLDRMGALVKSADLITPNVTECCLLTGVSYDKLQHYQNKTDYMQALEEAGQQLQQATGAKVLITGLHPPATAINKHYVGNMYIDESRSFSSMRDYNGQSYSGTGDLFASIIMGGMMRGQDLVESMKLAEAFLATAIEATVKEQIPSEAGVHFEKFLHMLL
- a CDS encoding ECF transporter S component, translating into MHSIQRYSYTKPRTKTFDLVITAILAALVFVATMFINLKLPFGQGGLIHLGTSMLFISAILFGPKKGALAGAIGMGLFDIVGGWLIWAPTTIISRALQGFIVGKIAWSKGYKGDNIGLNILGAVVSMPMMIAVYYVGQAIMFNSWIAPLASIPGDIIQNIVGLIIAIPVCIVLKKTPYFKRNF
- a CDS encoding cell wall hydrolase; the encoded protein is MPRVKYRDADIALMARMMRAEAEAEGNQGMLYVGNVIVNRAIADCLDFNDVRTIEQVIFQVQGNNYSFEAVQKGNLFYQRARSSEKKLAKQNLDFWREHPAKYALWYFNPYAPCPPTWYGQPFTGQFKNHCFYEPAAGTCESVYMG
- a CDS encoding YdbC family protein; this translates as MAEIKYEIVEHIGVLSESAKGWKKELNRISWNGHAPKYDIREWAPNREKMGKGVTLSDDEVQALKALLK
- a CDS encoding alpha/beta hydrolase encodes the protein MISIKYEKINQYDVSIVLPSGYDPAKKYRTIYMHDGGNGAIQAMNYIDHLIITAQIEPLIIIGIVPIDRNNDYTPWEAPSLMPNTSNLGGQVKNYLDTIVNQIKPYIDTHYATNSAPSYTAIAGCSFGGLASIFASYYYPEVFHQYIVLSASFWYEDVLQYMRGEEVKRQGNTYIKPTVNRQNHQLYLYVGELEGIHRDNIQKNMVEATKKAYQELTKEDYLEGNLLFELNPEGTHDVCFFSQHFIRALLWLYAIGMHQED